The Streptococcus sp. VT 162 genome has a window encoding:
- a CDS encoding small conductance mechanosensitive ion channel protein, which produces MQDFFQRYFDKLDLTTMLENLLTKVISLLILFLLFYIAKKMLHATVRKIVKPSLKFSNRDAGRQKTISRLLENVFNYILYFFLLYCILSILGLPVSSLLAGAGIAGVAIGMGAQGFLSDVINGFFILFERQLDVGDEVVLTNGPITVSGKVVSVGIRTTQLRGDDQALHFVPNRNITVVSNLSRTE; this is translated from the coding sequence ATGCAAGATTTTTTTCAACGCTATTTTGATAAACTTGATTTAACAACCATGTTAGAGAATCTCTTAACCAAGGTGATTTCTCTTTTGATTTTGTTTTTACTATTTTATATAGCTAAAAAGATGCTTCATGCGACTGTACGAAAGATTGTCAAACCCTCACTTAAATTTTCAAATCGAGATGCAGGAAGACAAAAGACCATCTCGCGTTTGCTAGAGAATGTCTTTAATTACATTCTTTATTTCTTCTTGCTCTACTGTATCCTGTCTATTTTAGGACTGCCAGTTTCCAGCCTCCTTGCCGGTGCGGGGATTGCTGGGGTGGCCATTGGTATGGGGGCGCAAGGCTTTCTATCCGATGTCATTAATGGTTTCTTCATCCTTTTTGAACGCCAGCTTGATGTGGGTGATGAAGTCGTTCTCACAAATGGACCGATTACCGTTTCTGGAAAGGTCGTTAGCGTAGGGATCCGTACAACGCAACTGCGAGGTGACGATCAAGCCCTTCACTTTGTTCCCAATCGTAATATCACCGTCGTCAGCAATCTATCTCGTACTGAATAG
- a CDS encoding preprotein translocase subunit SecA — translation MFNRLYQERQLRKVKKLLSQINALKEEMAALSDEEMAAKTEEFRQRLAQGETLDELLVEAYALVREADKRVLGLFPYDVQVMGAIVIHQGNVAEMNTGEGKTLTATMPLYLNALTGKGSMLVTTNDYLARRDASEMGPVYQFLGLTVGLPFSEDPKEDLTAEEKRKIYTSDIVYTTNSVLGFDYLNDNLASTREGKFLPPFNYVIIDEIDDILLDSAQTPLIIAGSPRVQSNYYGMIDTLVTTLVEGEDYIYKEEKDQVWLTRKGAHTVEGFLGIDHLYKEEYASYVRHLVYALRAHTLFTKDKDYLVRGQEMVLLDKSTGRLMEMTKLQGGLHQAIEAKEHVKLSPETRAMASITYQSLFKMFRKISGMTGTGKVAEKEFFETYNMAVIRIPTNRPLRRMDHPDNLYVTLPEKVYASLDAIKTYHAKGNPLLIFVGSVEMSQLYSSLLLREGISHNVLNANHAAREAQIIAESGQMGAVTVATSMAGRGTDIKLGTGVAELGGLIVIGTERMESRRIDLQIRGRSGRQGDPGMSQFFVSLEDDVIKKFGPSWVHDLYQDYQVEDISKPILLKARKYRNLVRKAQEASDSASRSVRRQTLEYAESVNIQRQMVYQERDRLLDGSRDLEHILEDILADYTKQISEKAYSSPQELFHFIVTNISFGMRELPADLDLADADQIRELLEKIIAKEIAAKKEVLQPHQLYDSFLRISMLKAIDDNWVEQVDYLQQLSLAIGSQSASQKNPIVEYYQEAYAGFEIMKQQIRTDMVRNLLMGIVEVTPKGEILTHFP, via the coding sequence GTGTTTAATCGTTTGTATCAGGAAAGACAACTGAGAAAGGTCAAGAAACTTTTAAGCCAAATCAACGCCCTCAAAGAAGAGATGGCTGCCCTCAGTGATGAGGAAATGGCTGCAAAGACAGAGGAGTTTCGCCAGCGCCTTGCCCAGGGAGAAACCTTGGATGAGCTATTGGTAGAAGCCTATGCCCTTGTCCGTGAGGCCGATAAACGTGTCTTGGGTCTCTTTCCCTATGATGTGCAGGTCATGGGAGCCATTGTGATCCACCAAGGAAATGTGGCTGAGATGAATACGGGTGAAGGTAAGACCTTGACTGCAACCATGCCCCTCTACCTCAATGCCCTAACGGGAAAAGGCAGTATGTTAGTCACGACCAATGACTATCTGGCTAGACGGGACGCAAGTGAAATGGGCCCAGTCTACCAATTTTTAGGTCTAACTGTCGGTCTGCCCTTTTCAGAGGATCCAAAAGAGGACTTGACTGCCGAAGAGAAAAGAAAGATCTACACCTCAGACATCGTCTACACAACCAATAGTGTACTGGGATTTGACTATCTCAATGACAATCTTGCCTCCACTCGTGAGGGGAAATTCCTGCCTCCCTTTAACTATGTCATCATTGATGAGATCGATGATATTCTACTCGATAGTGCCCAAACTCCCTTGATTATCGCAGGTTCTCCCCGCGTCCAGTCTAACTATTATGGGATGATTGATACCCTAGTGACGACCTTGGTTGAGGGAGAAGACTACATCTACAAGGAAGAAAAAGACCAGGTTTGGTTGACCCGAAAAGGTGCCCATACGGTCGAAGGTTTCCTAGGAATCGATCATCTCTATAAGGAAGAGTACGCCAGTTATGTTCGGCATCTGGTCTATGCTCTTAGAGCCCATACGCTCTTTACCAAGGACAAGGACTACCTGGTTCGAGGGCAAGAGATGGTTTTGCTGGATAAGAGCACAGGGCGTTTGATGGAAATGACCAAGCTTCAAGGTGGTCTTCATCAAGCCATCGAAGCCAAGGAACATGTGAAGCTTTCTCCTGAAACCAGAGCCATGGCTTCAATCACCTACCAGAGTCTCTTTAAGATGTTTCGCAAAATCTCAGGTATGACAGGAACGGGAAAGGTTGCAGAAAAAGAGTTTTTCGAAACCTACAACATGGCCGTCATTCGCATCCCAACCAATCGCCCACTTAGGCGAATGGACCATCCGGACAATCTCTATGTGACCCTCCCTGAGAAGGTGTATGCTTCTCTCGATGCTATCAAGACTTACCACGCCAAAGGCAATCCACTCCTGATTTTTGTCGGATCTGTAGAAATGTCCCAGCTTTACTCGTCCTTGCTCTTGCGAGAGGGGATTTCCCACAATGTCCTTAATGCCAATCATGCGGCGCGTGAAGCCCAAATCATCGCAGAGTCTGGACAGATGGGGGCAGTGACCGTTGCGACTTCTATGGCAGGTCGAGGGACAGATATCAAACTAGGTACAGGAGTCGCAGAATTGGGCGGTTTGATTGTGATTGGTACCGAGCGGATGGAGAGCCGACGAATTGACCTGCAAATCAGAGGTCGTTCTGGCCGCCAGGGCGATCCAGGCATGTCTCAATTTTTCGTGTCGCTTGAAGATGATGTGATCAAAAAGTTCGGGCCGTCTTGGGTTCACGACCTGTATCAAGACTACCAAGTGGAAGATATCAGCAAACCTATCCTACTCAAGGCTCGCAAGTACCGCAATCTCGTCAGAAAAGCCCAAGAGGCTAGTGATAGTGCCAGTCGCTCAGTACGCAGACAAACCTTAGAGTATGCGGAAAGCGTCAATATCCAGCGTCAGATGGTCTACCAAGAAAGAGATCGCTTGCTGGATGGGAGCCGTGATTTAGAGCATATTCTTGAGGACATACTAGCAGACTATACCAAACAAATCTCAGAAAAAGCCTATAGCAGTCCCCAAGAGCTCTTTCACTTCATCGTGACCAATATTAGCTTTGGGATGAGAGAATTACCGGCTGATCTGGATTTAGCTGATGCAGATCAGATTCGGGAGTTACTAGAGAAAATAATAGCCAAGGAAATCGCAGCTAAAAAGGAAGTCCTCCAACCTCACCAGCTTTATGACTCTTTTCTGAGAATATCCATGCTCAAGGCTATTGATGACAACTGGGTTGAGCAAGTCGACTATCTCCAACAGCTCAGTCTAGCAATTGGGAGCCAGTCTGCTTCTCAAAAGAACCCTATCGTGGAGTACTATCAGGAGGCTTATGCAGGCTTTGAAATCATGAAGCAACAAATCCGTACAGATATGGTTCGCAATCTTCTCATGGGGATTGTGGAAGTAACGCCCAAAGGTGAGATTCTCACCCATTTTCCATAA
- a CDS encoding accessory secretory protein Asp5: MMEVLMLIGIILAVALIVLVLIQPRQSQLFSMDATSNIGKPGYWQNNRLVKVLTLLISIALFVLLLVFMLVTYQ, translated from the coding sequence ATGATGGAAGTTTTGATGCTTATAGGAATAATCCTAGCCGTCGCCTTAATTGTCCTGGTTCTCATCCAACCTCGCCAAAGCCAACTCTTTTCCATGGATGCGACTAGCAATATCGGAAAACCAGGCTACTGGCAGAACAACCGCTTGGTGAAAGTTTTAACTCTCTTGATTAGCATAGCCTTGTTTGTATTGCTCCTCGTTTTTATGTTGGTGACCTATCAGTAA
- a CDS encoding serine/threonine protein kinase, translating into MKRIIRAWIKASLIKRILIGMIFGATLGMLFPNLTGIGLLGDLFVGGLKAIAPILVFALVANALSQHQKGQNTNMKTVIFLYLLGTFAAALVAVLASFLLPVQITLTNANTEVAAPDGIGQVLSNLLLKLVDNPLNAIVEANYIGILSWAVIFGLAMREASKHSKELLKTMADVTSKIVEWIINLAPFGILGLVFKIISDKGIASLANYGVLLGLLIATMAFVALIINPLIAFLFMRKNPYPLVLKCLRVSGITAFFTRSSAANIPVNMKLCQDLGLNPDTYSVSIPLGSTINMAGAAVTINVLTLAAVNTLGISVDFGTAFVLSVVAAISACGASEIAGGSLLLIPVACSLFGISNDLAMQVVGVGFVIGVVQDSCETALNSSTDVLFTAVAEYATNRKLRP; encoded by the coding sequence ATGAAACGAATCATTAGAGCCTGGATCAAGGCAAGCCTCATCAAACGAATCCTTATTGGAATGATTTTTGGAGCGACATTGGGGATGCTCTTTCCAAACCTTACAGGAATTGGCCTGCTTGGAGATCTCTTTGTAGGTGGACTGAAAGCCATCGCTCCTATTTTGGTTTTTGCCCTTGTTGCCAATGCCCTTTCCCAACACCAAAAGGGACAAAACACCAATATGAAGACGGTTATTTTCCTATACTTGCTCGGAACCTTTGCTGCTGCATTGGTAGCCGTTCTAGCTAGTTTCTTACTGCCTGTACAAATCACCCTGACCAACGCAAATACAGAAGTTGCTGCTCCTGATGGTATTGGTCAAGTCCTCAGCAATCTACTACTCAAACTGGTGGACAATCCCTTGAATGCCATTGTTGAAGCCAACTATATCGGGATTCTCTCTTGGGCAGTTATCTTTGGCTTGGCTATGAGAGAGGCAAGTAAACACAGTAAAGAATTACTGAAAACCATGGCGGATGTCACCTCTAAAATCGTAGAATGGATTATCAACCTAGCTCCCTTTGGGATTTTAGGCTTGGTTTTCAAGATCATCTCTGACAAGGGCATTGCTAGTTTGGCTAACTACGGTGTCCTCCTAGGACTTTTGATTGCTACTATGGCCTTTGTTGCTCTCATCATCAACCCGCTCATCGCCTTTCTCTTTATGAGGAAAAATCCCTATCCCCTTGTTTTGAAATGTCTACGTGTCAGTGGTATTACAGCCTTTTTCACTCGTAGCTCTGCCGCCAATATCCCTGTCAATATGAAACTCTGCCAAGACTTGGGACTGAATCCTGACACCTACTCTGTCTCCATCCCGCTTGGTTCGACCATCAATATGGCTGGCGCTGCAGTTACCATAAATGTCCTGACCCTGGCTGCTGTCAACACACTCGGAATCTCGGTAGACTTTGGGACAGCATTTGTGCTCAGTGTCGTGGCTGCCATTTCTGCCTGCGGAGCCTCTGAAATCGCTGGGGGATCCCTTCTCCTTATTCCTGTAGCTTGTAGCCTCTTTGGGATTTCCAACGACTTGGCTATGCAGGTTGTCGGAGTCGGTTTTGTGATCGGAGTCGTGCAAGACTCCTGCGAAACAGCCTTGAACTCTTCAACAGATGTCCTCTTTACAGCGGTTGCCGAGTATGCTACAAACCGAAAACTTCGCCCCTAG
- a CDS encoding membrane protein has translation MSLTQRTTKLILATCLACFLAYFLDLSSAVSAGIIALLSLSDTRRSTLKLARNRLFSMLLALAIGVLAFQLTGFHIWSLGLYLALYVPLAYKMGWEIGITPSSVLVSHLLVQESTSPDLLLNEVLLFLIGTSFALLVNLYMPSREKAIQSYHLQVEEKLKDILLRFKYYLSRGDGRNQAQLVDQLDKLLDEALKLVYLDHSNHLFHQTDYHIHYFEMRQRQSRILRNMAQQINTCHLAASESLILAQLFSKIAAQLSQTNPAHDLLDDIERYLQVFRNRSLPKTREEFETRATLLQLLREAETFIQVKVDFYQKYGN, from the coding sequence ATGTCTCTCACTCAACGTACGACAAAACTGATCTTAGCGACCTGTCTCGCTTGTTTTCTCGCTTATTTTTTAGATTTATCATCAGCAGTTTCAGCTGGAATCATCGCTCTCTTAAGCCTCTCCGACACGCGCAGAAGCACGCTGAAATTAGCACGTAACCGCCTCTTTTCCATGCTCCTAGCGCTCGCTATCGGTGTTCTAGCCTTTCAGCTGACGGGCTTTCACATCTGGAGTCTGGGCCTCTATCTGGCTCTCTATGTCCCTCTTGCTTACAAAATGGGTTGGGAAATTGGCATCACCCCTAGCAGTGTCTTGGTCAGTCATCTCTTGGTACAGGAGTCTACCTCCCCAGATCTCTTGCTTAATGAAGTACTCCTCTTTCTCATAGGGACAAGCTTTGCTCTATTGGTCAACCTTTACATGCCCTCTCGTGAGAAAGCCATCCAAAGTTACCACCTTCAGGTCGAAGAAAAGTTAAAAGACATCTTGCTTCGCTTTAAATACTATCTGTCAAGAGGAGACGGGCGCAATCAAGCCCAACTCGTTGACCAATTAGACAAGCTCCTCGATGAAGCCCTCAAGCTGGTTTATTTGGATCACTCGAATCATCTCTTTCACCAGACGGACTACCATATCCACTACTTTGAGATGAGACAGCGACAAAGTCGCATCCTACGAAACATGGCTCAGCAGATTAATACCTGTCACCTGGCCGCCAGTGAGAGTTTGATCTTGGCCCAGCTCTTTTCTAAGATTGCTGCCCAGCTAAGCCAGACCAATCCTGCTCATGACCTACTTGATGACATCGAACGCTATCTGCAAGTCTTCCGCAATCGGAGTCTCCCTAAAACACGTGAGGAATTTGAGACCCGTGCCACTCTCCTGCAACTACTACGCGAAGCCGAAACTTTTATCCAGGTCAAGGTCGATTTTTACCAGAAATATGGAAACTAG
- a CDS encoding glycosyltransferase, translating to MIQLFDRYGQESRDLHESLEAAGLSHVTVVIEPDGFLPDGILSPFTYYLGYESGKALYFNQVAVPEFWEIAGNNQFAHILEDSRERGVIHYVEAPQARLVKQVDWKDLSGRIYQADHYNRYGACFAKTTYSADGQAILTKYQDAKGQEIVLENHVTGDILLTLPGQALRHFKNRVEFTIFFLQDLGIDTRHLLFNTLATSFLVSYHYPDKSGRDTLVWQEPLDDCLPGNMQLLLEQEELRAKQILIPDKATYEKALALTNPAYHDKFFHLGYHYQFKRENFVRPDALIVTNSDQIQHIETLIESLPMVTFRIAAVTEMSSKLLTLLSYPNVVLYQNASPQKIRELYQLSDLYLDINYGNELLDAARQAFEHNMLILAFDQTAHNRLYTAPEHLFDVQAVGDMIVRIQEALSSLDKMGQALGHQGRHANYVDLATYQERMERIIGEGHD from the coding sequence ATGATTCAACTATTTGATCGATATGGCCAGGAAAGTCGAGATTTACATGAAAGTCTAGAAGCTGCTGGCCTGTCCCATGTCACGGTTGTGATCGAGCCAGATGGCTTTCTCCCAGATGGGATTCTTTCTCCCTTTACCTACTATCTAGGTTACGAGTCGGGAAAAGCTCTTTATTTCAACCAAGTAGCTGTACCTGAATTTTGGGAGATTGCGGGTAATAACCAGTTTGCGCATATCCTAGAGGATTCTCGGGAGAGGGGCGTGATTCACTATGTGGAGGCTCCTCAGGCCCGTCTGGTCAAGCAAGTCGACTGGAAGGACCTATCTGGTCGCATCTACCAAGCAGACCACTATAACCGATACGGAGCCTGCTTTGCCAAGACCACCTATAGTGCAGATGGACAGGCTATCCTGACCAAGTACCAGGATGCAAAGGGACAGGAAATTGTACTAGAAAACCATGTGACAGGCGATATCCTCCTAACCTTGCCCGGACAAGCCCTGCGCCATTTTAAAAATCGAGTAGAATTCACGATTTTCTTTTTGCAAGACTTAGGAATCGACACTCGCCACCTTCTCTTTAACACTCTCGCAACCTCTTTCTTGGTCTCATACCATTATCCAGACAAGAGTGGACGGGACACTTTAGTCTGGCAAGAACCGCTAGATGATTGTCTTCCTGGGAATATGCAGCTGCTCTTGGAGCAAGAGGAGCTGAGAGCCAAGCAGATCCTCATACCAGATAAGGCTACCTATGAAAAGGCCTTGGCCTTGACCAACCCAGCCTATCATGACAAGTTTTTCCATCTAGGTTATCATTATCAATTTAAGAGAGAAAATTTCGTTCGACCAGATGCCTTGATCGTTACCAACTCAGATCAGATCCAGCATATCGAAACTCTGATTGAGTCCTTGCCAATGGTGACCTTCCGAATCGCGGCAGTGACTGAAATGTCGTCCAAGTTGCTGACCTTGCTTTCCTATCCCAATGTCGTTCTCTATCAAAACGCTAGTCCGCAAAAGATTCGAGAACTCTACCAGCTGTCGGATCTCTATCTAGACATCAATTACGGAAACGAGCTTTTGGATGCTGCCCGTCAAGCCTTCGAGCACAATATGCTCATCCTAGCCTTTGACCAGACAGCTCATAACAGACTTTACACAGCTCCAGAACACCTCTTTGATGTGCAGGCTGTTGGAGACATGATTGTGAGGATTCAAGAAGCTCTCAGCAGTCTTGACAAGATGGGCCAAGCCCTTGGACATCAAGGCCGCCATGCCAACTATGTGGACTTGGCTACTTACCAAGAGAGGATGGAAAGGATAATAGGGGAAGGACATGACTAA
- a CDS encoding glycosyl transferase family 4 encodes MTIYNINLGIGWASSGVEYAQAYRAGILRSLDLASKFIFTDLILADNIQHLTANIGFADDQVIWLYNHFTDIKLAPTSVTVDEVLASFGGLESHREQDGKILRVYFSDEDKFVTCYLVDSAKNLVQHAEYVFGGNLIRKDYFSYTRYCTEYFAPKDQMARLYQRSFFNEDGSTAYDILLTEGQEEVYRFKDRILYGKPALMRYFMQSLNLSKSDLVILDRETGIGQAVFEEAQKAHLAVVVHAEHYSENASNEDYLLWNNYYEYQFTNADKVDCFIVSTDRQKEILEGQFAQYSQHRPRIVTIPVGSIDQLTDPARERKPFSLITASRLAKEKHIDWLVKAVIQAHQVLPELTFDIYGSGGEESLLREIITAHQAENYIQLKGHADLAQIYPQYEVYLTASTSEGFGLTLMEAVGSGLPLIGFDVPYGNQTFIQDGQNGYLIPSSDDHVEMEIKRAFAEKICQLYQENHLPAMRTASYDLAREFLTDKVRDKWKKTIEEVLHDSTI; translated from the coding sequence ATGACAATTTACAACATAAATCTAGGAATCGGTTGGGCGAGTAGTGGTGTCGAGTATGCCCAGGCCTACCGAGCAGGGATTCTTAGAAGTTTAGACCTAGCATCTAAGTTTATCTTTACCGACTTGATTTTGGCAGATAATATCCAGCATTTAACGGCCAATATCGGCTTTGCGGATGATCAGGTAATCTGGCTTTACAATCATTTTACAGATATCAAGCTAGCCCCGACCAGTGTCACAGTTGACGAAGTCTTGGCCTCTTTCGGTGGCCTTGAGAGTCATAGGGAGCAAGATGGCAAGATCTTGCGTGTCTACTTTTCAGATGAGGATAAATTTGTGACCTGCTACTTGGTAGACTCGGCTAAGAATCTAGTACAGCATGCAGAGTATGTGTTTGGGGGGAACTTGATTCGCAAGGATTATTTCTCCTACACACGTTACTGTACAGAATATTTCGCGCCCAAAGACCAGATGGCTAGGCTCTATCAACGAAGCTTTTTCAATGAAGACGGCAGCACCGCTTACGATATCTTGCTGACTGAAGGCCAGGAAGAGGTCTATCGATTTAAGGACCGGATTCTGTACGGAAAACCAGCCCTTATGCGCTATTTTATGCAAAGTTTGAACTTGAGCAAGTCTGATTTGGTCATCTTGGATAGGGAAACAGGGATTGGTCAGGCTGTTTTTGAAGAAGCACAAAAGGCCCATCTAGCAGTTGTCGTTCACGCAGAACACTATAGTGAAAATGCTAGTAACGAAGACTATCTCCTCTGGAATAACTATTATGAGTATCAGTTTACAAATGCAGACAAGGTCGATTGTTTTATCGTGTCTACGGATCGGCAGAAGGAGATTCTCGAAGGTCAATTTGCCCAGTACAGCCAGCATCGCCCACGAATCGTCACGATTCCAGTTGGGAGCATTGATCAGCTGACTGATCCTGCTAGGGAACGCAAACCCTTTTCTCTCATTACGGCTTCGCGTCTAGCCAAGGAAAAACACATTGACTGGCTCGTCAAGGCGGTTATCCAAGCGCATCAAGTCCTCCCTGAGCTCACCTTTGACATTTATGGTAGTGGGGGTGAGGAGTCCCTTTTAAGGGAAATCATCACGGCTCACCAAGCGGAGAACTATATCCAGCTCAAGGGGCATGCAGACCTGGCTCAGATCTATCCCCAGTATGAGGTCTATCTGACAGCCTCAACCAGTGAAGGCTTTGGTCTGACCTTGATGGAGGCAGTTGGTTCAGGCTTGCCCCTGATTGGCTTTGATGTGCCTTATGGCAACCAAACCTTTATCCAGGACGGTCAAAATGGCTACTTGATTCCAAGTTCAGACGACCATGTTGAAATGGAAATTAAAAGGGCCTTCGCGGAAAAGATCTGCCAGCTCTATCAGGAAAATCATTTGCCAGCTATGCGAACAGCATCTTATGACCTAGCGAGAGAATTTTTAACAGACAAAGTAAGGGACAAGTGGAAGAAAACGATAGAGGAGGTCCTGCATGATTCAACTATTTGA
- a CDS encoding accessory secretory protein Asp3 gives MIIIKREDIRWGEMGATYLYGSQITYHADGSVTLKNPLLASGETLKTWFSSVNYQATRSQPSLPLLKKTLTYRLSMKMQVQPTNGLYLKLTFLNRYEEIIEEKIERQFSFSFTYPEAAYTYRLSLISAGFEALDFVSFSIEEDAGV, from the coding sequence ATGATTATCATTAAGAGAGAGGATATTAGGTGGGGCGAGATGGGAGCCACTTATCTTTATGGCAGCCAGATCACCTATCATGCAGATGGTAGCGTTACACTAAAAAACCCTTTACTGGCTTCAGGTGAAACCCTTAAAACCTGGTTTTCCAGTGTCAACTACCAGGCTACCAGAAGCCAACCGAGCCTCCCTCTTCTCAAGAAAACTCTCACCTACCGTCTCTCTATGAAGATGCAGGTTCAACCGACCAATGGCCTCTATCTCAAACTGACCTTTTTAAACCGTTATGAGGAAATCATCGAGGAGAAGATTGAAAGACAATTTTCTTTTAGCTTCACCTATCCTGAAGCGGCCTACACCTACCGCCTTTCCTTGATTAGCGCAGGTTTTGAGGCTCTTGACTTTGTTTCGTTTTCTATTGAGGAGGATGCTGGTGTTTAA
- a CDS encoding transposase has translation MKEAAEQVGKKAIKEFRQEASEQLAKHSDDVASTSKGISKEEYNSLRKKTPSQEIRDHVNNIDGEKFDPIYGYPVETLEADHIVSMKEITEMDGFAPLSDVDKVEVLNLEDNFMGLGKPTNSSKGSKTWSDWQGHSKLGDIPAEIREKMIALEREARTKLQNEIFRSLKNDGSA, from the coding sequence ATGAAAGAAGCGGCAGAACAAGTCGGCAAGAAAGCAATTAAAGAATTCCGCCAAGAAGCCAGCGAGCAGTTGGCTAAGCATAGTGATGATGTAGCGAGTACTTCTAAAGGAATTTCAAAAGAAGAATATAATTCTCTTCGCAAGAAAACACCAAGTCAAGAGATACGCGATCATGTCAATAATATTGATGGAGAAAAATTTGATCCAATTTATGGTTATCCAGTTGAAACCCTCGAAGCAGACCATATTGTCTCTATGAAAGAAATTACCGAAATGGATGGATTTGCTCCTCTATCTGATGTTGATAAGGTAGAGGTTTTGAATCTTGAGGATAATTTTATGGGATTAGGTAAACCTACCAATAGTTCCAAAGGGTCTAAAACTTGGAGTGATTGGCAGGGGCATTCCAAATTAGGAGATATTCCGGCTGAGATAAGAGAAAAAATGATAGCTTTGGAGCGTGAAGCTAGAACTAAGCTACAAAATGAAATTTTCAGGAGTTTGAAAAATGACGGAAGTGCTTGA
- a CDS encoding magnesium transporter: protein MLFVEKKLGHDCTWIDLDVDKIKNMEDLSDVYGLDKETIEYALDRNERAHMDYHRETGTVTFIYNVLDLEKDKEYYEAIPMTFIVEKQRLITISNHKNSYVIKRMATYLESHEVVSIYKFLFASLEIISNAYYPVIEEMDKSKDEISALLRQKTTKKNLFALSDLETGMVYLTAAAKQNRLLLEHIQGHALYRNFNEVEREQFDDAMIEAHQLVSMTDLISQVLQQLSASYNNILNNNLNDNLTTLTIISVLLAILAVITGFFGMNVPLPFADEPNAWIYILIASLILWVVLAQYLKNIARN, encoded by the coding sequence ATGCTATTTGTAGAGAAAAAATTAGGTCACGATTGTACGTGGATAGACCTTGATGTGGACAAAATTAAAAACATGGAAGACCTTTCGGATGTCTATGGATTGGACAAGGAAACTATCGAGTATGCTCTGGATAGAAATGAGCGTGCCCACATGGACTATCACCGTGAAACGGGAACGGTAACCTTTATTTATAATGTTCTTGATTTAGAAAAAGACAAAGAATATTATGAAGCGATTCCGATGACCTTTATCGTTGAAAAACAACGGCTGATCACAATTAGCAATCACAAGAATAGTTATGTGATTAAACGTATGGCAACCTACCTTGAAAGCCATGAAGTTGTTTCAATCTACAAATTTCTTTTTGCCAGTTTAGAGATTATAAGCAATGCTTATTATCCAGTGATTGAAGAGATGGATAAAAGTAAGGATGAAATCAGTGCACTTCTTCGTCAGAAAACAACTAAAAAAAATCTCTTTGCCCTCTCTGACTTGGAAACTGGTATGGTTTACCTGACAGCAGCTGCCAAACAAAATCGTCTCCTCTTGGAACACATCCAAGGGCATGCTCTTTATCGCAATTTTAATGAGGTAGAAAGAGAGCAGTTTGACGATGCCATGATTGAAGCGCATCAGTTGGTTTCGATGACAGACTTGATTTCTCAAGTTTTGCAACAACTCTCAGCCTCTTACAACAACATCCTAAATAATAATCTAAATGATAATTTGACAACTTTGACAATTATCTCAGTCTTGCTAGCTATCCTTGCGGTTATTACAGGATTCTTCGGAATGAATGTTCCCTTACCGTTTGCAGATGAACCAAATGCTTGGATTTATATTTTGATAGCTAGTCTCATTTTATGGGTAGTCTTAGCCCAATATTTAAAGAATATTGCTAGAAATTAA